The following coding sequences lie in one Glycine max cultivar Williams 82 chromosome 19, Glycine_max_v4.0, whole genome shotgun sequence genomic window:
- the LOC102665761 gene encoding protein MAIN-LIKE 1-like — protein sequence MVRTRGLARALGSGTDRGMGRDEHDVDVPWRHRPTSSALPPQVTEDIPHVIENVPHVDEDISTAEVDAADVAADGAEGSPAEHGEGFPGGPRDTSLLTSFVDHVAYSIWRSEERPELKLVSHGRKVDKFGSPAPEIEGLFAGTGISPLIGCYVVIGDPGLISAFAERWHRETSTFHLPVGELTITLDDVACLLHLPIIGALHRFEPLGVDEAVLLLMELLEVSGEEARAETVRAHGDYM from the exons atggttagaacaAGAGGTTTAGCTCGTGCCTTAGGTAGTGGTACAGACAGAGGCATGGGTCGGGATGAGCATGATGTTGATGTTCCTTGGCGTCATAGACCTACCTCTTCTGCCC TTCCTCCTCAAGTGACTGAGGATATTCCTCATGTGATTGAGAATGTTCCTCATGTGGACGAGGACATTTCGACTGCGGAGGTAGATGCTGCAGACGTAGCTGCTGATGGTGCTGAGGGATCACCTGCTGAGCATGGCgagggattccctggtgggCCACGTGACACATCATTGCTGACATCGTTTGTTGACCATGTGGCATATAGTATCTGGCGTAGCgag GAACGACCTGAGTTGAAGCTGGTCTCCCACGGTAGGAAAGTTGATAAATTTGGGAGTCCAGCgcctgagattgaaggccttTTTGCCGGCACCGGAATAAGTCCATTGATCGGGTGTTATGTGGTCATCggcgatcctggacttatatcTGCATTTGCGGAGAGGTGGCATAGGGAGAccagcaccttccaccttccagtGGGGGAGTTGACGATCACACTGGATGATGTGGCGTGTCTCCTTCATCTTCCTATCATAGGGGCATTACACAGGTTTGAGCCTCTGGGCGTGGACGAGGCGGTCTTGCTGTTGATGGAGCTTTTAGAGGTATCCGGCGAGGAGGCTCGAGCTGAGACCGTACGTGCTCATGGGGATTACATGTGA
- the LOC102665880 gene encoding protein MAINTENANCE OF MERISTEMS-like yields the protein MHQSRCQARRWIAAAHAYFLHLVGCTLFANKSATHVHVVHLKGFQDLGQSRGYAWGVATLVHMYDQLDEASQTRTRQMGGYLTLLQCWIYEYFSSVHQCVTDDGYAETTPRASRWLTMKAHMNGIKGALYRARLDALTITNVSWLPYTEHRAVRGFELISCY from the exons ATGCATCAGAGTAGATGCCAAGCCCGACGTTGGATTGCAGCGGCGCATGCTTACTTCCTCCACCTGGTGGGTTgtactctttttgctaataagagtgcaacccATGTTCATGTGGTGCATCTAAAGGGTTTTCAAGACCTAGGTCAGTCTAGGGGCTATGCCTGGGGAGTTGCCACGCTGGTTCACATGTATGACCAGCTAGATGAAGCTTCGCAGACCCGTACACGACAGATGGGTGGGTACTTGACGCTATTACAG TGCTGGATATATGAGTATTTTTCCAGTGTTCATCAGTGCGTCACTGATGATGGGTACGCTGAGACGACCCCACGTGCCTCCAGGTGGCTTACGATGAAGGCGCACATGAATGGGATCAAGGGAGCGCTGTACAGGGCACGTTTAGATGCTCTGACGATCACGAATGTTTCTTGGTTGCCCTACACTGAGCATCGGGCAGTTAGGGGCTTCGAGCTTATTTCATGCTACTAG